In Silene latifolia isolate original U9 population chromosome 6, ASM4854445v1, whole genome shotgun sequence, the genomic window tctcggcattatccgcgtattgtttcgagaactcgattgcggcgtcttcccaagtagcgaccttcttgtgatctaaagtgtagaaccattgcttcgggatggtgtcaagagatgaaggaaagatcctgaagaacatctcaggtttgatgcctttgatagacatgtaatccttgaaggcacggatgtggttcaaagggttctcatgtcctttaaacttagggatgtccgtcatgctaaagttagttggcaatttggaattgacggcttcatatttgcggttgttttccctataaatatcgtctcccttaaggtacatcaattgctcctctaggtattggagtctcttctcggctgcagtcgtccctatgataggattctcatctttagactcgtcatcggaaaaacgtagtacttcacctttaaggggaggcaaccttccctctacatcaaagatacggccttcgataagttcaaggcggtcataggtttgttcttgagtgatttgcatctgggctagcgcggctaggattcgatcattactctcttgaatttgctggaggtttgtttcatcacttgatccgggcatcttggaaactggataagagatcggcgacgaatcaaaacatgatcgaccattctatcacacttgctaaaggagaaaaagttttgactcgtgaagtgggtgtgtgccacttgtgttgagtgagttttgaagaaagacaaggtctttgaaaatgtgtgtcctagtcaactgtagtgtagttgtaggagtggactcgaagtgaggtttgaaatgggcttgtggcccgaattttgacgcgacaaacggacggagttttgaccggattttgcgctaattaaaggcctatttcgaaattctcgtttgaaaataaggattttgatttttttttgaaaattcgtcatggttttgtttagaagtggtgatcacgtagggtttccacatttatacaggcattataacgtgatgctgagtgcatttagaagggttttggtttaaagggtaggttgccataccgaaccatcaaacccgaagtctgtggagaggctcgtgccaaacaagagtaaggccgattcctagtccatttcctcaagtagtgaaggcccttgacacaaacaagagtaagcatcatggtatggatgacgtcaatcgctatccatccttaggcccaaataagaattaggaccgtttagacgggacgattggtcgaatgggttaggttgggcctaggaaggccgaataaaacgatctaggaagaccgagttatgaaaaccgacaattgtcttgtacaaacatATTCCccaaccttgttcgagtttcacccttgctacacgtaagtgtatttccccagcggagtcgccaaactgtggacagcgggccgcccacgggggcgcttggtgaaggtcgaaaaacaagcgtttgcattttgtaaggagtcgccaccaatttttatggaaaattggaaccgttcgaatacctcgtgtcatgtcaagacacaaagtagtgacatgaacactaagcaatcgttacccttagcattctatgtctagaatgactctcgtggatgccaatgaacacgggtgctcacggagatctggagtaaggggtgagggtacgtattaggaagctcttttgatcgaacacctaatcccgcccgcctcgatagcggcctctactaatgattagggaagttattcatactcgatatatcgtcggctatatgcatgcaatgcaacatccaagttttaatcctagcatgtgagaattaatactaagtcggttgacacgtaattagcatacaattgggtcgaagttggagttAATATTtatttacatgtggaaacatacaaacaaataaaagaaatacaatgaatataaattacaataatggaaattacattaattacaacggaataggcgatttatgtcgaaaatacctttaaaacggataatttgggaaaaaagaaataaaagaataaaaggataaaattaatgaaacaaacgaacagaaattagcgatattacggataatagttgattaatacgtaagctaattaaactaggtcaaggcagaaaaggagttcagggacagaactcatcctggaacaggcacagcaggactgcgccctctggaagaggcgcagcagttgctgcgtctgttccaagggtgagttctggctgtgaagccggaactgcaaatcgttaatgttaattggtaattttaatggatcgattaaattatttgctcggatgaaagtgattaatacttttattacatgtcaatgatggtcatgaaagcgataaacatggatgagacgaatgcaagatgaattaattacatgaaattatgatggaaacattaatgagtcctctattgaaataagtcaattaggctaaatacgacggatatacaacgaatatgcgaataagcagatgaaaattatatcaatgacgaattccagaaactcaatatgaacaaattgaatctctaaaatccgggtttgaatttaatgacgaaaacccgcaaatattgattatttgggatttaagtcggatttatgatgattaaaacatattaatgaatgatgaattatgtgatacaatatacatgtgaatattaaactattgtgatgaagaattaaagaaaataaacgaaacaaataacaaacacacgaattacagaggacgaagaagaagaaaagaagcgagaagctgcgcggccctcacgaagaggcgcggcagagctcgcgctccttcgaagaggcgcggcgattctttgcgtcgtttctcgacgtctgtctactggaaatccgcaaaaacagagttttaaagcacggttttagaaatcggttttaatggtgtattcgacataaatcttacaatggtgatacgataaataaaatacaataaatgaataaggattatacaccctcagacttacatgttgacggaatgagatgaactaagatatcgattagtgaatgctcgacgcgaatgcaaagagagtgccctcgtaagaggaaaacgattgattaattaggttgattgagtgtagttggtcaaattggtcggtcatgcaacggagaggctggtacccggaaggatccgagcttacgtggtcggaagtccaagcacgtaggcgccaattagtaagaacaaagtctagaatgcaaagggagaagagaagggcggacactcgcgtcagaaatatgaggagcgaaagctcctatttatactaatcacacgacggaatagggtttcggagactctttggaagtgaatctcggaaagatatgaaaaatatacgtggaacatgcaaagaagggcctgggaaaaggcgcagcagccactgcgtctcttggaagaggcgcagcacctgctgcgtctattcccaggaggtttcctcctgctgaagaaagatttccgcgtttgagttatggtaggacggaaataattcgattatcttatgaatattacgggatattctttgacaaaagataaaatttatgaaatatggaatagaaatatccggaacattccagaacattccgactcgggatttaacagttatcagaaaatggagacgttttttgacccggactccgaatgtactctaattactgccaaaacgaccatatcgggacgtagatgacaactaagaggtcgacatttaatatttgagcaatcacttgacgataatcttacgaactgtcacaaatcgttccgcgaatcaaacatgcggcccacttatcaccgggtggtttgcgggaggtgcagaaatgaggtatctacacatagcAGGCCTCATTTAAAAACCTAACACTACTAGCAGCCTCCCTTTCCTGTACAATGAGATCAGGATTAAGTGGATCAGTCCTTAGACTTAGTTGAACCTTCTCCAAGTACATCTGGGCTCTAGCATAATTATTCTCAACATCCACAAAATCATTCTTATTGAGATTTTTAAGAGGCCCTTTCAAATGCTTAAGCTTACAAACCAACTTATACATTTTTGTTCCAGGCCAGTTTTGATCCCAAACAGTCTTCACACACTTCTGAAAATCCACAGACTtactccacatattaaaatatttgaaaCTTCTCTTTTTCTTCCCCCCAACAAGCTTAGATTGAACAACACACGGGCAATGATTAAAAATTCCTTCACAATAGAAAAAGGCATAAGCCTGAGGATAGTCTTGTAGCCACTTCTGGTTGACAAGGACTCTGTCCAGTCTACTATACACCCTGGTAGCAGGTTCATGCTTATTACACCAAGTGAACAGTGAGCCTGTAGCTGGACAGTCCATCACTTCACAATCATCAATACAATTCTTAAAGTCAGTAATCTCTTCTTCTGAGGAAGCCCCACCCAATCTTTCATTAGGACTAAGCACAGTATTAAAGTCACCACATATAGCCCAGGCTCCCTGAATATAATCCTTAAACTGACTAAGTTTACTCCACAACTCTTTTCTCTCATGTAACCCATTAAAAGCATACACCATAGTAAGATGGAAGTGAGTATTAGTTCCCATATCAGTAGCCTGCAGGTGTATGAATTGGGCATTGTATTCTAAAATATGCACTCTAAACATAGCAGGATTCCATAAAAGCCAAACCCTACCTCCTTTATGGCACTGAGTATTAGTAGTAAGACACCAAGAGCTGCATAAATTGTTTCTAACAGAATTTAGAGACAAAGGTTtcacctttgtctcaaggaggcCAAATAACCCTATCTGATGAAGATGTAAGAGTTTTTAATGCTGGTTTGCTTAGATAGGCTATTCAACCCCCTAATGTTCCAAAAACCCCAATTATACATTATCCCCCATTGGGGATAATGCACTACCATTCGTACCCACACCTACTTTAGGGGTTACATTGTTAATGGATTCCATGAAATTGTGTTTCCCAAATTGAATAGCTTGTAATCCAGTTTTCACCATTTCTTGTCTACTATATCTGATAATCCTACGGGCAGGAGTATCAACAACATGGTACTTCCCATCCCTAGTCCAATTCACTTCAAAATTGTTTGGTATTTCAACAGGGGTACTTACAGGGGCAGTAGGCTCAGCTGCAGGAGGAGTAACAACAGGAGGTGCAGCTACTGGTTTCTTCTGCTTTGGCCTCCATTGTTGTTTCCCCACTGGTTGAACCACCTTCTTTTGAGGAGCATCAGTCTTCCCTTTTCTGCATTTAGAGGTGTCATGCCCAATACCATTACACTGAGTACACAACAAAGGTTTCCATTCAAATTCAACCTTGAGGCAGATGACACTTCCATCAACATCCAAGAACTTAATCTTTTCTGGGATAGGTTTACCAAAAGGTACATCAATCATCACCCGGGCAAACCCTAGCCTAGTTTTCTCCTTCGTAGCATCATCACAACGAACAAAAGTACCCATGATTCCTGCAATTTTGGGAAGGCATTTCCCCCAAAATTTTAGAGGGAGATTATGGACCTTCACCCACACAGGAACCTCCTTAATAACTTCTTTCTCTAGTGCTACCCCTTCAGACCAAGGACGGACAATTAAAGGCTTATTATCAAAAAGAAAATGCCCTTGCTGAAGAATTTGAGTACGAGCGGCACTGGTTTTGAATCTGACAATGAAAACCCCATTAGAACAGAAGGAAATCTTGTCAATGGGAAACTTCGCCCATAGGCGCTTAAGGAAACCTTCGACCACATCAACCGGAGGATTCGCACCCAGAACAAACCCATAGACTGAATTCTTCCAGTATTCCAATTCTTCCTTAACATCATCATCAGAAAATTGTAACAATTCTTCATTCTCTTCAGGGATTGTACGCAATGGTTGTTTTCCCCTACGCTTGCTCTGAACCCTCCATTCCGAAGAATCATCAGGCGCAGCCAAATCATAAGGAGGGATTCCAACCAATTGATGAACTTCAACCGTCTTCTGCCCGTCACCATCAGGGCCTCCCAACACCACCGATGGACCAAGAACATCATGATTATTCacatttgttttggttttttgacTAGAAAGAGGGGGGAATTGAATTTGATCTGAACAATCAATCGACATCgcaaatttttagggtttttgataGGATTTTTTTGATCTGATAAATCgccttttttttattctttttctctctctctctctctctaacatttttctatttttacttatattgtgattaggtttaggaattagaAGGCCTATGTTaataatgaagtaaatgggcaatgatggggagatccttgcatctccaacaaaatccttgaggattgttgaagaacgaaaagaagagaagctgactGGCCAACAATCCGGGCGTCGCCGtgcacgggacgagcgtcctggcctactacaatccgagcgtcctcttgccaatccgctcgtcctatcccctctcaatccgagcgtcgccctcagcaagccgctcggattcctttccagtgcagCCCGTCTCTCCCTCAGTccgctcgggatgagcatattcTATGAAAACTATCGAAGCGAAGATtggcatctccttcgagaggagcacttcctcaacttttcttaagggtcttaatcgtcatttaagcccttagtaaccctaatttatgtacctaatccttagtataaataccccattgtactaattagattggatatccttcttatgctctttttatgttctaatctcatcttaatgttgtaattaactcttaattaagcattaatacaaatctcatttccttaatttatctattgttcatcctttattttggtaattgaagattatttgggtattattgggagattgacaaccttccatcaatcatcaagtacttctattattctttgcttattattttggaatcatcattaggtataattctcttaatccctttgtaattattgttaatcattttcattcattcatcatgttttgccttgttaatatgattgacaaccttgttagcatgataaacttgataatgagtgagtagtctcttaactagggttaatggggaattggggaaaccaacatgggggatgattcttacttaatctaatatgttcacataatttatttgcttgcttgttgtggtctcaagttatgcacatgttatgtttgatgaaatgcgagcctatgaatccttgcatttttttacccatcacttacctattcaatgagacttgtaagacataacccaactcgagtctcattagaccatgcatataattgagtagggacgattaagtcgacttgtaggtgttgtacaatctaatcgattcggctccgggacccaaaccttcctaggattgtaagatataaaccaactcgatcctatcacaacaataattgcttgcttataatttgagaatatgtttgtatgatcaattcccatgtatcccctatgaactcatgacaccctagtgcttttaatcaattgtttacatctcattttaatcatcttgcttgtttatttacattgttatttagtttagtgatctcttatctcaacctaaattgtgacacccttagacacgaccatttgcaatcgaaaatcctacatcaatacccgtcccttgggatccgacctttacttacctctttacttatagtagagtagtttgtgaagttataaatattgttttggtctacgtaacttttgacgacgagtaacaaaaccgacgaaccaaaaatggcgccgttgtcggggacggtgttaacttgatttgattttctttgattgttcttagttgtgtctttgtttgccttgaggaagtaaaactcctcaaggtttgttctaattgttttcaagttattcgatattttgcaagatggattttataaatttttttgttgaggaccacttgagtatacctttcttcaaagaccccatgcaagcattggaagccttagaagcaagtgaggccaaaaatatgcattgggaattggaggtggatcttcttgaggccgctctagccaacaaagaacttactcatgagcaatccgaattagtacataacatccttgtagaAGCATTTCAACCCATAGAAAAAAAACAGGCGATCGAAGATGACATCATACATGccgaagagcaagaagaatttgtcatgaaatttgagtatgatgagatttGCGAGCTTGAAGagcaagttgaatatgccataagaatggaatgtctaatggaaatggagcaagttcttaATGAAtcttcaatggaggaaagtgaggtacaagttccaactctaaaaccccttcccccgaATTTGAAAATGCTTATCTTGgtgaatctaagaccaaacccgtgatttttaatgacaaacttgatgagaaccaattggaaaaattgcttgatgtgttgaaacagcatgaaaaggctataggttatagtctagatgatcttaaggggataagtcccaatttttgcatgcatagaattcatctagaagaagaccataTACCTatctaccatccaatctcaaaggagattgaacccccacatgcaagaagttgttaaaggagaggttatgaaatgcAGGAATTatatatcctatatcggattctttATCGGTTAGCCCCATtgaagtggtacctaagaaaggaggtaccacggtggtaataaatgataagaatgagctaatacccacaaggaaaatcactggttggcgtatgtgtattgactatcgaaaattgaattccgcaacaagaaaggatcatttccccctaccattcattgaccaaatgcttgagaggttagtctctaacaagttcttttgctatcttgacgggtattcgggattctttcaaatccccatacacccggatgaccaacacaagaccaccttcacatgcccttatggtacttttgcttataggagaatgccttttggtttatgtaatgcccccgctactttccaaagatgcatgatgagtgtcttctccgactacctagagaccataatggaagtttttatgaaTGATTTTAgcatttatggaaaagactttgactcttgcttgcataacctttctcttgtattgcaaaaatgtgaggattttagtctcgttttgaattgggaaaagtgtcactttatggtcaatgaaggaattgttttgggtcatttaatctcgaaaaagggcatcgaggtcgataaagctaaggttgaggtgatagagaaactcccacctcccgtgaatgttagaggggtgagaagttttctcggtcacgtgggtttctatcgccgttttataaaagatttctcaaaaatcgcgaaacccctcactaaactcttacttaaagatgccctatttcatttcactaatgagtgtgttgaagcctttaatagaattaaggaagcactaatctcggcaccgatcattcaaccaccaaatggaactaccattcgagattatgtgtgatgctagtaactacgccgttggagcggttcttggccaacggataggaagggctttgcatgctatctactatataagcaagactcttgagtcctcccaagtgaactatgataccaccgagaaagagctcctTGCCATCTTCTATGCATTAGACAAATTCcattcctatttgcttggatcaaaagtgatcgttttctcggatcaccgtgctcttcgacatctcttgataaagaaagaagcaaaaccaagattgttgagatagATTTTGCTAATTcaagcactactacagatacaggctataacaacgggtaaaaaccgttgtagaaacaaaaagcggacgttgttaaagcggccgttgtaaaaggtatttacaacggttaggttatttacctaaaccgttgtcgaaagtattaaCCACGGTTAAAAGtcgttgttgttgcgtgtaagccgttgtggaaagtgtttcaaaaattt contains:
- the LOC141588331 gene encoding uncharacterized protein LOC141588331, whose protein sequence is MSIDCSDQIQFPPLSSQKTKTNVNNHDVLGPSVVLGGPDGDGQKTVEVHQLVGIPPYDLAAPDDSSEWRVQSKRRGKQPLRTIPEENEELLQFSDDDVKEELEYWKNSVYGFVLGANPPVDVVEGFLKRLWAKFPIDKISFCSNGVFIVRFKTSAARTQILQQGHFLFDNKPLIVRPWSEGVALEKEVIKEVPVWVKVHNLPLKFWGKCLPKIAGIMGTFVRCDDATKEKTRLGFARVMIDVPFGKPIPEKIKFLDVDGSVICLKVEFEWKPLLCTQCNGIGHDTSKCRKGKTDAPQKKVVQPVGKQQWRPKQKKPVAAPPVVTPPAAEPTAPVSTPVEIPNNFEVNWTRDGKYHVVDTPARRIIRYSRQEMVKTGLQAIQFGKHNFMESINNVTPKVGVGTNGSALSPMGDNIGLFGLLETKVKPLSLNSVRNNLCSSWCLTTNTQCHKGGRVWLLWNPAMFRVHILEYNAQFIHLQATDMGTNTHFHLTMVYAFNGLHERKELWSKLSQFKDYIQGAWAICGDFNTVLSPNERLGGASSEEEITDFKNCIDDCEVMDCPATGSLFTWCNKHEPATRVYSRLDRVLVNQKWLQDYPQAYAFFYCEGIFNHCPCVVQSKLVGGKKKRSFKYFNMWSKSVDFQKCVKTVWDQNWPGTKMYKLVCKLKHLKGPLKNLNKNDFVDVENNYARAQMYLEKVQLSLRTDPLNPDLIVQEREAASSVRFLNEACYV